The genomic interval CGCGCGGCGGCAACTCCTACGCGAGCGACCAGAACGCGCAGTGCTGGTGGAACACCTCGAGCCAGCGCAGCTACACCTACGAGCACCTCGGCTTCCGCTGCTGCGCGGACTGACGACGGCAGCCCCGACCGCCTGCCAGGACGTCGGCGAAGCGGCGGGCGCTCGGCGCGCCATCACGCGGGCGGACGCTTCAGCCCCGCGGACCCTGCTCGGCATAGAACCAGCCGGGCAGGGGCGTGTCAGCCCGCACGCGGGCGTCGCTCATGGGTCGCGACGCGGTGTCCAGCACCGGGAGGCGCACCAGGTCGCCGCGCTGGGCGCGCTCGAAGCCCGCGTTGACGTCGCTCTGGTGCCGGTCGAGGCGTGTGACGCGCACGCGACCGTGCTCCCCACACGCGAACCACTCGCGTTTGCCCTTGGTGGGGAGCGGCTGGCTCACCACGCGCAGCGCCTGCCCTTCGCCCTCAGGGACCAGCGCGCTCACGTTCTCGTCGGCGCGCCGCAGCGTGAGGAACGCGTACGTCAGCCGCTCGAAGCGCAGGCCGGCGTCGCGCGCCACCGTGACGAGCTCGTCAGGCAGCGTCGCGGGGACGTCCTCGTGACACCAGTCTTTCGGCCCCCGCAGCATCGGGCAGGGCCCAGCGTGCACGCAGGGACCGAAGATGCGCACGTGCGGGTGCGCGGTCAGCGCGTCGCGCGCTTCGTGGAGTGCCCGTGTGGGCTCGCGCAGCGCCGGCTCGAGCACGATCAGGCTGCCGCCCGGAGCCAGCTGCTGGACCAGGCCCGCCAAGCGCGCGGCGGCCTGCAGCGCGGGCTCCCCGAGAAGCTCGTTGAGCACCAGCCCAGCCACGATGAGGTCGTAGGGCCCCTCCAGTGCGTGTTGCCGGAGGTCCACCGCGAGGGGGCGCACGCTCACGCGCGGCAGACCAGATGCCTCCGCGTGGCGCGCCAGCTGCGAGAAGTGACGCAGCGCGCCTGGGTCCTTCTCCACCGCGTCCACGTGCAGCTCGCGCACGAGGGCGTCCTCGCCAGGCGCCGCCAGCAGCGAGAGCGTCGCCGCCACCCCGAGCGACGTGCTGCCGAGGCCGGCCCCTAGGTCCAGCACCCGCCAGCGCGGGCCGGGCGGGAGGGCGCCCGCGGCCCACAGCTCCAGCAGCGGCTTGACCACCTTGGCCCCGTCGCGCGGCAAGAAGAAGCGCCGGCGGGCCCGGTAGGCGGCCTCACCCGTGGCCCCCTGGTCGATGGCGTGCCGCTCGCGCGTGTAGGCCTGGCTCACGGCCGTCACGTCCGCGGCCAGCGCCCGCTGCGCCTCACGCAGCGCCGGGCCGTCGGTGGGCCACGGGTCAGCCTGGGACACCAGACCGAGCAGCGCCCGCATCACGCGGTCTTCGGGGCCTCTTGCGTCCCCGTGCTCGGTGGCGCGGGCCCCGGCAGGGGCGCTCCCAGCTGCGTGACGGTCGGTTTCCCGGCTCATCCCGCACGCTTCCACTTGCAGCGGACGGCCCGAACCTGAATGCTGCCCGGCGACGTGAACGCCGCCTCCCCCACGCCCTCCGTGACGAAGCACGACCGCCTCTGGCAAGCCCTGTGGGTGGTCACGCTGCTGCTCCTTCCGTCATCGCTCTACGCCATCTTCGTGCACGCGCCCGTGGAAGCGCGCATGGGCATCTCGCAGAAGATCTTCTACTTCCACGTGCCGGCCGCCTACGCCATGTACGTCGGCTTCGCCACGGCCGCCATCGGGAGCATCGGCTACCTGTGGCGCCGCAGCCAGCGCTTCGACGCCCTGGCCGTGGCCGGCGCCGAGGTGGGCATGCTGTTCGCGGCGATGGTGCTCACCAGCGGGCCGCTCTGGGCGCGCAAGGCTTGGGGCGTGTACTGGACCTGGGACCCGCGCCTGACCACGGTCATGCTGGCCTCGATGGTGTTCGCCGCCTACCTCGCGCTGCGCAGCTTCGGTGAGGCGGGTGAGGCCGAGAAGCGCTTCGCCGCGGGTCTGTCCCTGCTGGCCCTGCCGCTGCTGCCCATCATTCACTACAGCGTGCAGCGCTGGCGGGGCGTCCACCCCACAGTCATCACGGGCCGCGGCGCCGGGCTGCACCCGGACATGCGCCCCGCGCTGGTGCTGGGCTTCCTGCTGTTCACGGGCCTGGTGGCCCTGCTGATCGCCTCGCGCGCTCGCCTCGAGCGCCTGCGCGAGGAGCTCCGCGCCCTGCACGTAGAGGCCGCCCGTCTGGGCCTGACCGAGGACGACCGATGACCCTGCCGAGCCTGTCCACCCTGCTGCGCACGGGCGCCGCCCTGCTGTTCGCGCTGCTGGTCGCCTTCGCGGTGGCGTTGCGGGCTGGCGCCCAGGCCCCCGATGGCGCCCAGGACGAGCCGCCTCCCGGCGCCACCCACGACAACGCCCAGGACGCAGGCGAGGACGCCGCCGAGAGCCGCGCCACCAGCTTCCGCGCGGTGGACGGTGCCATCCGCGAGGACGTCCCCGGCGGCATGCTGGTGGTGGGCGCCTACGGGGCCATCGCGGCGCTCTTGCTGCTCTTCCTGCTGCGCCAGCAGTCCCAGCTCCGGGAGCTGGACGCGCGCATCGTGGCCCTGCGCGGCGAGATCGACCGGGGCGCCAGCCAGAAGGGCAACGAGCGCGCATGAACTTCGCGGACATGCCCGTGGAGCACATGCTCTACATCCCCGGCGTGCTGCTGGTGGGGCTGGCGCTGGGCTTCCGCTTGGGCGCCAAGTCCGCACGTGAAGAGCTGGCCCGCCGCGAGCGCGAACGCCGCCGCTGAGCAGCTTCGAGTCGTCATCAGCGTGTCACTGCCACGAACATGCCGCCGCCGGATCGTGCTGCTATGGTGCGCGCCGTGTTGCTAGGGCTCCTGCGAACCATGCGCCCACATCAGTGGGTCAAGAACCTCTTCGTGGTGGCGCCCATCTTCTTTGCGCGCGAGCTGTTCGACACGCAGCGCGCGTACCTGACCGCGGCCGCGTTCGGGCTGTTCTGCATGATCTCGAGCAGCGTCTACGTGCTCAACGACCTGGCCGACCTCGAGGCCGACCGGGCGCACCCCGTGAAGTGCAAGCGCCCCTTGGCCAGCGGGCGCGTCTCCCCGCGCGCGGCCCAGCTCACCGGGGTGGGGCTGATGGTCTTCGGTCTGGTGGGCGCCCTCCTCATCGGGCTGCCGTTCGCTGCCACGCTGCTGGCCTACCTGGTCCTGAACGTGGCCTACACGTTCAAGCTCAAGCGCGTGGCCTACCTGGACGTGCTCTGCATCGCCAGCGGCTTCGAGCTGCGCGTCATCGCGGGCACGCTCGCGGCGCGCGTGCCCCCCACCACGTACCTCTTGGTGGTCACGTTCCTGCTGGCGGCGTTCCTCGCGTTCGGCAAGCGCATGCACGAGCTCGCCCAGGGCGACGGCGCCGTCAAGCAGCGCGCCGTGCTGCAGCGCTACCAGCCCCGCACCGTCATCGCGCTGCTGTACGTCACCGCGCTCTCCACCGTCGCGGTCTACACCATGTACACGCTCGACCCGGCCACCGCGCAGCACTTCGGCACCACGCGCCTGATCTTCAGCGTGCCCTTCACGCTCTTCGGCGTGCTGCGCTTCCTGCGCCTGGTGAGCAACCGCGGCGACGCCGACAGCCCCACCGAACAGATGCTGCGCGACATCCCCTTCCTGGTGAACCTCGCCCTGTGGGCCGTGGCGGTCACGGCCATCCTGTACTTCGGGTGAGGCACGGGACACGGCGCTCG from Sandaracinaceae bacterium carries:
- the ccsA gene encoding cytochrome c biogenesis protein CcsA, with the translated sequence MNAASPTPSVTKHDRLWQALWVVTLLLLPSSLYAIFVHAPVEARMGISQKIFYFHVPAAYAMYVGFATAAIGSIGYLWRRSQRFDALAVAGAEVGMLFAAMVLTSGPLWARKAWGVYWTWDPRLTTVMLASMVFAAYLALRSFGEAGEAEKRFAAGLSLLALPLLPIIHYSVQRWRGVHPTVITGRGAGLHPDMRPALVLGFLLFTGLVALLIASRARLERLREELRALHVEAARLGLTEDDR
- a CDS encoding decaprenyl-phosphate phosphoribosyltransferase gives rise to the protein MLLGLLRTMRPHQWVKNLFVVAPIFFARELFDTQRAYLTAAAFGLFCMISSSVYVLNDLADLEADRAHPVKCKRPLASGRVSPRAAQLTGVGLMVFGLVGALLIGLPFAATLLAYLVLNVAYTFKLKRVAYLDVLCIASGFELRVIAGTLAARVPPTTYLLVVTFLLAAFLAFGKRMHELAQGDGAVKQRAVLQRYQPRTVIALLYVTALSTVAVYTMYTLDPATAQHFGTTRLIFSVPFTLFGVLRFLRLVSNRGDADSPTEQMLRDIPFLVNLALWAVAVTAILYFG